From Scatophagus argus isolate fScaArg1 chromosome 2, fScaArg1.pri, whole genome shotgun sequence:
TCAGTTGATTAGAGCTGATGGAAAATATCTCTTTGAATAGTTTGTAAAAttttggtaaaaataaaatgtgaatatttataGTTAAAGTTGCCTTCTACAATAATACaatttttaatttcctttacaGGTATAGTAAAGGAGTATAATATAGTATAATAGATACTGTGAATAAAcgtttttaacagttttattagtATTCGATGATGATTATATAATATGactttaaatgctttttttatgCTGACGTTTTCTTAAAGCCACCACGGCCAACACAGTTTTACTCCATGTGTGATATCATGTGAATTGCTGGAttacctgctgctgtctgatcaTGCCTCAGTGTCCGCTGTCCCATTTACTGATGCGTTTCTGCTCATTTTGTTGGTGCCTGCCTGATGAAGCTGAGATTTGATGAGCTGCTGACGTCTCTCTTTTCAGACTGGTGCATCTCTCCAGCAAAAGGCAGATGGATGGAAGGAGAAAGTGAATGAGACCAGAGGATCCAGACCTCGAACTCCTACACATTTGGACCAAGAGGCCCAGGTAGCAATGTCTCACATGGCTTAGTCGATTATCTTGATTCAGTGTAAACAATAGACTCAGTTAATTAGTATTCTAAGCACCAGACAGCCTGTAAAGAAGCTGCACTGACCCTGTGCTGTGTTGAAACTACCATAAATTATGGAATAGTGGCTTTGAACCCTTGCTTTATTCAGTACACTAATTTATTCAGTTTAGTAAGAAGTATTACTGTTCTTTGTTCAGCTCTGGCACTTTGGTCACACTCATGGATATTACATGTAATCCAATATTACAGCTCATCCATAAATTCTTGCTTTCTGAACATAATATTCTGTTTTCACCGACACTATTAGAGAGAGgtattattttaacttttgaaCTACAGTGCAGTGAGAGCTGATCATATTATTTTTCGCCCCCATGTTTGTGAAAGGTCACTGAatttttgataaaaataaaaaaaacagttaaatgatCCGTGTATGTTGTTTGTGACCAGCTGCGAGGTTCAGTGAGCTCTCTGCTGCAGACGGTAGCCAGAGATGAAGACATGTCCTGGGCCAGGAGGGAGCAGCAGGCGCTGGGCAGAGTGCCCTCTAGAGGTGGGAGGAGGACTGCATTTTGTGGATTGTGATTGTTGTGAATTAGTGTGATTACATTCTGACTCCCTTTAAAACCAATTGACAGCCTTAACATACTGTCCCCTTAATTGGCACATATGCTTTCCCTCCTTGTTGTCTCCCCTACAGCACCGTCTCCCCTTCCCAGCCGTTCTCGATCCAGCTCAGTTGGGGAATCTCTGGGTCTGGGTGGAGGGAGAGCCATGAGAGCCCTGGTgtctcacccctcctcctccaacccAAAGCTTCTACCTTTCAACAGGGGAGAGACTGTAACTGTACTGGTCCAGGAGCCCCGCAATGGCTGGCTGTATGGACGCACTGACAGCAGCCTGCGGTGGGTAGCTGAGATGGAACGGAGCAGAAAAACTGCCTAACAGTCGGCGTAGATGTTCATAGACACACTACTCTTCTACATTCATTTCTAATGTCAAAAATAGTGTGTATTGTTGAATAGAGAAGATCACAGTATTCTACTCATGGTACAAGGAAAAGAAGATTTATGGTGCTTGAGTTGTTCTGTTTGTCACCTGTTTCTGTCTTATGGCCTCTAGTCAGGGCTGGTTCCCAGCTGCTTATGTGGCCCCTATTGAGGATTTCTCCAACACTTTAGCAACAAGGTGGGGATTAATGTCACACTGCACTGCAAATTTCAACAGAGAATTTTAGAAGTCACAAACAATTCCCCTTTGTGGTATGGTAGCCAACATTTCTGCCTTTGGTAGGAGTGACTGTCCTGTTAGATATCACTAAAAGTTCCTGTATGTGCACCTTTGACCCCTCAGTGGTGGTTCACTAAGAAGCCACAGTATGAATAATCTGCTGGACCCCACTGACACCTACAGcgaccaatcagagagcaaGAGTTATGGTGATGTCCCGCCGCCAGCCACACCCAACCGCCGAGCCTCCGTAGATGTCCGGCCGATCTCGCCTCTCCCTGAGAAGAAGCTGGAGCCGACTGTGGAGACAAAGCCCGGTCAGATGAAAAGCTACAACGAacatccacctccacctcctcctccaccgccGCCTCCTCCATCCTCGAGCCAGAATCTTAGAAGGGGCTCTGTAGATTTTAGACCGGTCTCTCCCATCCCTGAAAGGAAGGACTCAGCTTCGGATATCCAGGTATCAGACTTTTGATTATGACAAGAATTGACTCTCAAGATTGGCAtggtgtttcttcttctgttccatATGAAGTAACCCCCTGAACTGGTACACCAGTCcaacttcacaaacacaaatctgttttttagGCATTGTCACCTCATGGACCACCTGAAAATCCACTGTTTCCCAGGTAATTTTCAGTGTGTATGGACTGACAGGAAACCATTTGCCTGAAACTGTGTGATTTATACTTGTTGAGCACAATAACTTCATTCCATATGAGTGTGTCTGGTCACGTATCAGAAATGTGAGGAGTAGTTGATCTGAGTATTTCACAGTGTCAGTGAATGCTCAAAAGTATCCATTTATGTTCTGTTTGAGATGATTAAAACTAACATGTCAGGGAAGTTTTGCAGATGAAAGTTTAAATCCAGAAAACTATCATTAGTATCCAAATCCGACCACAAGTTCTTAAACCAATGAACCCCaaagaaatttgaaatttaGAAATATAGTGAAGCTCTGAAGTAATCTCAGCAGCCACAGACACAATTCATTCAGCCTGTGTGTACAACacagagtgtgtgcgtgtgttgttcatttgtgttgaccaaaagcagctgtgtgtctgaAGGATTCttctaacttttttttgtcatcctCACATTTCAGAGGCACAAACCCATTCGCCACCGTCAAGCTGCGCCCCACGACAACCAATGACAGATCTGCTCCTCGGA
This genomic window contains:
- the baiap2l2b gene encoding brain-specific angiogenesis inhibitor 1-associated protein 2-like protein 2 isoform X1, whose translation is MEHFNPGLQKLVALGNSYVKAFQALAVCSEAYFSAVAKMGDQALHTLSSRSLGDVLIQISETQRRLTAEMEGVFRWFQIEVLQAMEKNVKLDEEYIDGSRRVYELEVRNQAEALEKQLRRGAYRDSLENSEYMQYLRQSQQEILKEEERRYRFLAEKHCGLTQSLLFLINKTGASLQQKADGWKEKVNETRGSRPRTPTHLDQEAQLRGSVSSLLQTVARDEDMSWARREQQALGRVPSRAPSPLPSRSRSSSVGESLGLGGGRAMRALVSHPSSSNPKLLPFNRGETVTVLVQEPRNGWLYGRTDSSLRQGWFPAAYVAPIEDFSNTLATSGGSLRSHSMNNLLDPTDTYSDQSESKSYGDVPPPATPNRRASVDVRPISPLPEKKLEPTVETKPGQMKSYNEHPPPPPPPPPPPPSSSQNLRRGSVDFRPVSPIPERKDSASDIQALSPHGPPENPLFPRGTNPFATVKLRPTTTNDRSAPRIL
- the baiap2l2b gene encoding brain-specific angiogenesis inhibitor 1-associated protein 2-like protein 2 isoform X2 gives rise to the protein MSGATSDQLHRSTLSVYLNLMEHFNPGLQKLVALGNSYVKAFQALAVCSEAYFSAVAKMGDQALHTLSSRSLGDVLIQISETQRRLTAEMEGVFRWFQIEVLQAMEKNVKLDEEYIDGSRRVYELEVRNQAEALEKQLRRGAYRDSLENSEYMQYLRQSQQEILKEEERRYRFLAEKHCGLTQSLLFLINKTGASLQQKADGWKEKVNETRGSRPRTPTHLDQEAQLRGSVSSLLQTVARDEDMSWARREQQALGRVPSRAPSPLPSRSRSSSVGESLGLGGGRAMRALVSHPSSSNPKLLPFNRGETVTVLVQEPRNGWLYGRTDSSLRQGWFPAAYVAPIEDFSNTLATSGGSLRSHSMNNLLDPTDTYSDQSESKSYGDVPPPATPNRRASVDVRPISPLPEKKLEPTVETKPGQMKSYNEHPPPPPPPPPPPPSSSQNLRRGSVDFRPVSPIPERKDSASDIQALSPHGPPENPLFPRGTNPFATVKLRPTTTNDRSAPRIL